The Nitrospira sp. sequence ATTCGACTCGCCTTCTGCTTACATCCAAAGCCGCATCATCTTCGTGGGGTACGGAATCGTTGATCCCACTCGCGGCATCGATGACTATGCAGGTGTGGATGTCGCCAATCGCATCGTCCTCTTCCTGCGCGGCAAACCGGATCACTACCCGAAACCCGTCAGCCATGCCGACAAGGTTCGATTCGCACGAGACCGCGGCGCCCTCGCCTACCTGACCGCGACAGGGCCTATTCTCAATTCCTATGACGCTCGACGCGGTGTTACGGGAAGACCCAGCGCGTTCTACGGGCAACTCCCTCCCGATCACGCCATCCCCGGCACATGGATCAGCACGGCGCTCGCAGAGCGGGTCCTTGCCACGCCGAGCGACGCAAACCGCCTTCGACATCTTCAGGAACAGCTCAATAAGGAGGCTTCGGCCCGCGCAGCGCAAACAGATCACTACGCCGCGCTCCGCTGGAACACCGTGACCCAGGAGGGACTCCTGACGAACGTGATCGGTCTGCTCTCCGGAACCGGTCCGGACGCGATCATCATCGGCGCCCATCGCGATCACTTCGGCAGGCCGGCCGGATTGCTCTTCCCCGGTGCCGACGACAACGCCTCAGGCACCGCCGTAATGTTGGAAGTGGCCCGCGCCCTAGCGAAATCAGGCATGCGCCCGCAGCGCACGATCCTCTTTGTCTCCTTCAGCGGCGAAGAGCGAGACCTGCTCGGCTCACGCCTCTACGTCACCCGCCCAGTCGTGCCCCTCGCCTCAACCAAGGCCATGATCAACATCGACCATGCCGGGATCGGCAACGGACGATTGACGGTCGGCGTGACAGGGCTCGAGAAAACTGTGGCGCAGCAGGCGGGAGAGCCAGCTGGTCTCGCATCCAAGCTTGATG is a genomic window containing:
- a CDS encoding M20/M25/M40 family metallo-hydrolase, with product MTSSRTISFIATCRMALCLIILCLIHAEPVPAQSSDAGLQASLNTLSTERMLADIQALSAPAFNGRLAGSDDDVRSARWVAQEIAAANLQLPPIMNGSLIFPFVSGKHGTPLGVMASIIPTSTIQPDPELRIGSAGQMTVSNLGADYLPVFDSPSAYIQSRIIFVGYGIVDPTRGIDDYAGVDVANRIVLFLRGKPDHYPKPVSHADKVRFARDRGALAYLTATGPILNSYDARRGVTGRPSAFYGQLPPDHAIPGTWISTALAERVLATPSDANRLRHLQEQLNKEASARAAQTDHYAALRWNTVTQEGLLTNVIGLLSGTGPDAIIIGAHRDHFGRPAGLLFPGADDNASGTAVMLEVARALAKSGMRPQRTILFVSFSGEERDLLGSRLYVTRPVVPLASTKAMINIDHAGIGNGRLTVGVTGLEKTVAQQAGEPAGLASKLDVFGFFPGGDHVPFKEAGVPTVTVVSGGAHPHYHQPTDTIDTIDPDVLMTTARYVLSLAWQLANEQ